Genomic segment of Methanolobus mangrovi:
GCGTGGGAGCAAGGCTGACAGCCTCGGCCTCCACTACCTGAACCTTTCTCAGGGTCACCTTGTCATCGATACCCACTTTTGCATTATTACGCAGATTACCATCAATCCTTACAAGCTCCTTGCCTGCATCCTCAAGATAACCCGGCCAGACGATGGCGTAGCACTTTTCCTTGCTCTTTATCTCAATGATATCGCCACTGATGGCACCTATCTGCTGCATGAGGATCTTATCGAGCCTGGCAATTCCCCTGCCTGCATCACGAGGATATGCCTGACCAACGCTGACGGTGATCTCTTCAGTCAAATCCTATCACCACATGTCCAATCTTAAATACGGTATCGATGGTCGTCATTAATAATATATTCATCAGAACTATGATTTAACGCTTCTGGGGTTTTTGGAGAATATATAGTTAGCAGGAAGCAAGTGATCAAGGATTTTCTGAAAATACAACAGGTCAAAGAAAATGAGCACTTTAGAAAAAAGCAGATTAGATACCTACCTATAACCCACAATAAGGAAGTCTGAGAGATGAAATCAGAAAAACAAATGAGAATCAACTTAGAGAGATTGAAGAATCTTAAGAAAAACATTGATTAAAATGTAATCATTTCCAGGACACCATAAAAGATTTAACCAGTTATCTCTTGATATTTTTATGGTAGAATCGCCGATTTTTGAGATATTTGACGGGTTACCCAGACAGGGTCCCGGCAGTAATGAATGTACTGAAAAAGCCTTTAATATGCTTTCTTCCCTTCCTGCAGGTGTTAAGATCCTTGACATTGGCTGCGGTGTGGGTATGCAGACAATACATCTTGCGAAGATATGCAACGACTGTCACATCACTGCGACTGACGTTTACCAGCCTTTTCTGAATAAACTTATGGAAAATGCAGTTAAAGAAGGAGTTGATGACAGGATCACCACGGTTTGTGCTTCCATGGATGAACTGCCTTTTGAAGCTGAAGAATTCGACGTCATCTGGGCAGAAGGCTCCATCTTTATCCTTGGTCTTGAAAAAGGAATTAGCTACTGGAAACAGTTCCTTAGAAATGGAGGATATATGGCAGTGACAGAGAACACATGGTTCACGGATGAACCTTCCCCGGAAGTGCTTCAATTCTGGCAGGAGATATATCCTGGTATCATGAACATACCTGACACTGAGAAAGTTATCACAGCAACAGGATATGATATCATTGACCACTTTAAACTGCCAGTTTCTGTCTGGTATGATTTTTACTCCAATCTGGAAAAAAGAGTCGATGACATCAGTGATAACTATAAAGGAAACACCGAAGCAGAAATGATACTTGAGTTTAACAGAAAAGAGATCAAGCTATTCAGAGAACGTCCGGATGAATATGGTTATGTATTCTATATTTTTCAGAAGAACAAATGACCTGTTACTGATGAACAATTAAATGACCCTAATATTCAAAAAGTAATTCAAAAGTAGTAAAAAGAAGTAACCGAAGTTACATCTCGTTCTTCAACTTATCAACAAGTTCTGCCTTGATGCAGGAAGTCCTGTCGCCGCCGCAGACCATGCCGCGTACACCGATGATGTCAGGCTGGATACGCTTGAGCATTGGAAGGTCCTCGAACTTGAGGGTTCCGGCAAGTGCGGACTCAAGACCTACTGCGCGGATAGCTGATGTGAACTTTGTGAGCTCTTCCTCATCCATGAACTCGAATGTGGAGCGGCCGTCCTTGATACCTGTGTCCACCATTACAACATCTACTCCTGCTTTTGCACCGATGGCAGGCAGCAAATGAGGATTGATGGAATTGATGCGCTCATAATCAGAATAACCGGATGCTACTACCTTAAGATCAGGATTGTAATCCTTAACTGATCTTGTGATATTGGTAAGCATTTCAAGAGCCTGTTCCTCGGTCTGCACATCATAAAGACCAACCTTTATATAATCTGCACCTGCAACTGCGGCACCCAGAGCTGCAAGGGATGCAGTACCGGGCTTGAAATTAAAGTCACCGATCGTTGCACTGATAGGCTTTGCAGAATTAATGGATTCCTTAACAGATCTTATAATCCACGGAAAATTAGCACCAAGAGAACCCTCTTTTGGATTTTTCACGTCAACAATGTCAGCACCGCCTTCGTACGCTGCGATGGCTTCTTCCGGATTGATAGGGCTGATGAGTAATTTCATAATATAAACCTCTTTTTTATAGCATGACAGATGTATCAATTATATATGTTTCGTATCATTTTCGTTCTTGATATATTCAACCAGACCGTAGTTCATGCGCAAGGCGGGAATCGTAGTGAATACAAACCCATACACTTTTCCAGCCACATATGCAATACATCCGATGCGATAAAGATAGTGGATGCGGTAAAACCGGCAGAAATATACATAGCAGACCTCAATCTGCTTCAGAAGATCGGCAAGAGGGAAAAGAACTTTGATATCATTCAGGCCGTTTCTGAAAAGGCAAGAGTAATGCTGGACCCCGGAATTACATCTGTTTCCGAAATAGAAGACGTTATGGAAATAGTACAATCAGTGATACTGGGAACTGAAACAGCATCTCTTGAAACCATAAAACAGGCTAGTTCACTGTATCCCAAAAGGATCAATGTCAGCATTGACAAAAAGAATGGCAAAATACTCACAAACGACCCATCCATGCCCGATGACCCATTCAAGATAGTAGAACTCCTCAATGACTACGATCTGGAGGACATCATTATTCTGGACCTTGACAGGGTCGGCACATCAAGCGGCATAGATTCACAATTTTTAAGTAAGATTGCTTCCATCTCAGACCATAATGTGCTTCTTGGGGGCGGTGTCCGCAACGTGGAAGATATTGAAGCACTGGAAGGGATAGGAATTAAAGGCGCACTTGTTGCAACAGCGCTGCATAACGGCTCAATACCTCTTCAGATGATTCAGTAACAATTTCAATTAATCACAATATATCATTTATCGGTGTAATCATGGCAGACAAAGAAGAAAATGTAGAAATCGGCGAAAACTACGGTGAAATAAAGATGGGAGCAGGCTGGTTCCTGACAATCACTCTCGCATCAAGTGAAAAATACGAGAACGAATACATAGAAATAGCAAAGGAAAGAGGCGGACAGAAAAAAGCACGTTTCAACCTCAACCCTAAATACACCCGTACACTTGGAGAAGCACTCATCAAATTCGCTGATGAGAACAAACTCTAATTATTTTTTTTATTTTAAAACTACTAAAACCGGTCCTGACAATTATTCCCTGCCAGTTCCAACCAGAGAGAATATAGCACTCAGGACATCCTTTTCTACAATATCGACTGGCCTGTCAGTATCAATCACAACAAATCTGTCAGGGTATTCTTTAGCAAGCTGGAGATAGTTTGCCCTTACTTCCTCAAGGAAACCTATTTTTTCAAACTTTGTCTGAGCACCACGGTTCCCGCATCTTTCCACCGCAATTTTAGGATCAATGTCAAACAGTATAGTCATATCAGGATCCACTGTCCAGCCCTCGTGTATACCCCTTATCCATTTCATAGGATCAGGGAAACGGCCTTTCAGTGTCACAGCCTGGTACGCATACCGGCTGCCTGAATAACGATCGGATATTACATTCGTTCCGCTTTCAAGAGCTGGCAAAATCAATTTAGAGATATGTTCAGCATGGTCTGCAGTGAAAAGCAAAAGCTCTGCAAGATGATCCGTATCTGAATGAATAGCACGATTTACAGCCTCGCCTATCCATCCGGTGGTAGGTTCTCTTGTGAAAACAAACTCTGAAAACTCAGGATTTGAACCCAGGCGACTTGTAATCGTAGATTTTCCAGAACCGTCTATACCTTCCAGAGTAATGAGTTTACCTTTCATTGACATCAACAGTGAAAGCAAAGGAATACTATTTAGATTATTTGTTCCTGAAAAACAGAAGACTTTTCCATGATTTTTTCAGGTTACTTATTATGTCCTCGAAACGTTTTCACTACTGCATTGGGGACATCTTACCGGAAATAATTCGGGATTTTCCATAAACAGAAATTCGCAGGTATTACATACGAAATACACTTTATTGGGGTCATAGTCGTCCATAATCTACCTCTAATTAAATAAGAGGCATACTGATAAATATAGTAATCGGTCGTATAAATATCCTGGCAAAGCATATTAATGTAAGGGAAAATAACCCTGAAAAGGAGAAAAATGACTACAATCGGAGTAATCACCAGGGGAAAGTATGGGAACCGTCTGATAGAGACCATTATCACAAAGACTGAAATGAAAGTGGTCCATACTTCCGTGCCGGAAATCCTGCCTGATTTTATAGATGAGCCCGAAGAATTCCTTGAAGAATTAAACATAGATCGATCTGTATTCGATTCGGACATTGTCATCACCTATTCACTTCACCCGGACCTTACCGTGGCACTCGCACACATGGCAGGAAAAGCAGGATTAAAAGCCATGATCGTACCCGGTGGAGCTTCAAAGGCACCTGTGCTAGAACTTGAGAATATTGCAAAACAATATGGTATGCTCATTCAGGTTGAAGATATATGCTGCACCCTTCAGGAAAAACCAGAGACAAAAGAACTTTGCTCCTGCCTTTCAAGTCCGGTGCTTGACATCGATACAGATAAAGGTATAATAGAATCGGTTGAAGTATTGTGCGGAGCGCCATGTGGAAGTACGTGGCACATGGCAAGGGAACTCGTGGGAACTAAAGTTGAAGAGGCACCTGCCAGAGCCGGACTGCTCATACAGCAATACCCCTGCAGGGCTGTCAGGGGAAATATGGGAGGCATCCATGAATCCGGCGAGATTCACAAAAAAGCCGTTGAAGAAGCCCTCAAAAGAAAAAAGGAAGAAAGCTGATAATCGGTGAAAATGGGAAAACGTGGGGGAAACATGGACAACATTCAGATAGCTGAGATGTTCAACCGAATGGCAAAGCTTCTGGAATTCAAGGGTGAGAACCCGTTCAAGACCAGAGCCTATACAAATGCTGCAAGAAGCATAAAAGGACTTGACGAAGAACTGTCAGTGTTATACAAAAGCGGGGTAATGGACAGCATACCGGGTGTTGGGGAAGCACTAAAAAGCAAAATTGTGGAGATACTGGAAACCGGATCATTCGATGCCTATGAGAGAACGATAAAAGAGATACCTCCGGGCATTATGGAAATCATGGACATCCCCGGCATCGGTCCTAAAATGACCAGATCATTCTACGAAAAACTTGGAGCCACATCTGTTGAGGAACTTAGCAAGGCTGCCAGAGAGCACAGAATACGAAGACTTCCCAGAATGGGTGAGAAACATGAAGAGAAGATTCTCAGGTCAATTGTGCGAATGCAACAGGACAAGGACCATGGAAGACACCCCATAGCATTTGCAGGGGAAATTGCAAAGCAGATCAGGGATGAATTATCCTCCAGCCCGCATATCGAAAAAGTTGTCATAGCAGGAAGCCTGAGAAGAAAGAAAGATACCGTGGGAGATATTGACCTTATAGCAATTTCCAATGAACCCGAAAAAGCAATTCGATTCTTTGTTAATATGGAGCAGGTCGAGGAGATAGTGGAATCAGGAACTTCCAAAGGTGCTGTCCTATACCCCGGAAACCTGCGAGTGGACCTGAGAGTTGTGGAAATGGCTTCTTTCGGTTCGATGATACAACACTTCACGGGTTCAAAGGAACACAATATCCACCTCAGGAAGATTGCACTCTCAAAAGGCTACAGCCTGAATGAGTACGGCTTTAAAAATGAGATTAGTGGAAAGCTCACACCATGCAGTAAAGAAAAAGAGATATATGATTTTCTGGGACTGGAATATCTGCCTCCAGAGATCAGGGAAGACATGGGAGAGATAGAAGCAAGCCTCACCGGGAAACTTCCCCGGCTGATCGAGAAAGAAGACATTAAAGGTGATCTTCATGTCCATTCTAACTGGAGTGACGGCGTAAACTCAATAGAGGAACTCGCACAGGCTGCGATACAGAGAGGATATGAATACATTGCGATTACCGACCATTCACATTCCACAGGCATCGCCAACGGATTATCTGAAAAACGCTTGCTTGAGCATATCAAGATAATAGACACTCTCAATGAAAAAACGGATGACATTCGGATACTCTCAGGTACGGAATGCGATATAAGAGCAGACGGAAAGCTGGATTATAGCAATGAGATCCTGGAGAAACTTGATATTGTGATCGTGGCAGTTCATGCAGGGCTCGAACAGGACAGGAACAAAATTACCCGAAGGATAGTTGCGGCTCTTGAGAATGAACACGTGGATATACTTGCCCACCCCACCGGCAGAAAATTAGGAAAACGACCTGCATATGATATTGACATGGATAAAATGATCAGCGTGGCGAAAGAGAACGAGAAGATACTTGAGATAAATTCCTCGCCCTGGAGACTTGACCTTAATGATACCAATGCAAGAAAAGCAAAAGAGCAGGGTGTCATGCTTGCCATCAACACGGACACACATACGATCGAGCATTTTGACAATATATCATTTGGAATAGATGTTGCAAGAAGGGGCTGGGTAGAATCGGATGATGTGATAAATACCATGAACCTGAAACAACTCTGCGCCAGACTTGGTATTTTAAAGTAATGATGAAAAATTAAGATTCATAGATTTAAGTGAATACATATATGATAATGTAAGGAAATTATTGAGATTATCAGTTCTTCCTTCATGAAAAAAGCAAAAAATATAAATTCCTGTCCTGCCAATCAATTTTTGTTAATACAAAACAGAGGTAGAATTGCCGAAGAATGAACAGTGTAATAGACAACGTTTTTGGTACTTTGTGCTTCGCAGGTAGTTAAACACATCATACATGACAGGCTATGAGGTGCGATTTTGAAAAATACAAGAGCTAACAGGCATGACAGATCTATGAAAAAGCATGAGATCGAATTCCAGAAAGAGATAAAAAGGCAGCAAAAAAGAAGAGCATTCTAATATTGCTTTTGTAAATTAATTTTTACTAAAATGATTAACTGGCAGGATAATCCTGCCAATTCCTGTTCTTTGTTCTTATTTGTTCTGTAATTTTACACGCTGGCCAAGTATGCATTTTCCTCCCCTATGACCACCTAATGGATTAAAGGTAGTTCCCAGGGAGTTCATACACCTGGCCATAACTGCGGCACCACGTGCAAGACCATCATCAACGAATACAACATTCTCGTCGATATTGTGGTTGATACCAAGCTCATGAAGGTATTTCAGAATCAGCTTTGGCTTGTTACCGGTTATACCAGCCCTGCCGGTGACACCTATTGCAGTATCCTCAAAGACAAGACCCTCATCCTGTGCCACTTTGACAAGACGCTGTACTACACGTCCCATGACCTCATCGATGACAGCGAACAGGAGCTTCATATTATGTTTCTCATAGATCTCAGCACCAAGTGCCGCTAGCTTATCCATGTCGGAACCATTGTCCCCTACATCACAACCAATGAGTACTACATTTATAGCGTCTGCTGCTTCTGAATTTACGGGAACACTACCATATCTTTTACGGCCTTTGGGTACTTTCTCGATGATAATGTAGTTCAATATCTTCTCAGCATATTCGTTAATGGTCTTTCCCTTCAGTTTAAGCGCAAGACCATCAAGGGACTTGTCATCGGAAATATCAAGTGCAGTACCTTTTTTGGAATCAACCTGCCCGGTTCCCTTGATAATAGCATCAGGAATCGCACCGGCGTAACCACAGAAGTTTCCGATGGTCTTTGCATAGGGAAGATCAGGACTGATTATCCTTCCATCAAGTGTGGTACCAAAGTCCATGGAAATACAGGGATTACGGAAATCCACATCCACCCATTTAGCACCTTCCTTGATTCCTGCCGTTGCAAGTTCTCCCTCCATTTCGTTGGCAACGATCTCAACACCTGTTGCACCTGTCGGAGGAGTCACACTTGCCACTGCGCCATCGAATATCACTTTTTCAAGTTTGGAATATTTCTGGAACCTGTCAGGGATGTTCGAGATGGACATCGGAGGAGTCATACGGTTTGGAGGCACACCTGCCATCAGGCATCCGTCTGCCAGTGCCTTGATGAACTCACCTACTTCATCAGGAGAATCGAAACCAGCAACAACACCTGTTGACCTGACAACGAAATGAACGTCGGTCTTGATGTCAAGATTTGCATCTTTTACAGCTCCAAGAAGTGTATTCTTCACCAGCTCTGCGACCGATTCCCTTGTCAGTTCGACACCATTCAGTGTCATTCCAAATACTTCTTCCCCGGGTTTTGGAGGACGGACATCCCTTGTCATACTAACTGTTTTTTTAACAAGTCTGGTCTTACCGTCTTCCAGATTCGTTGCTGTAAGAATGCATTTAGTAGTTGTGTTACCAACTTCCACCGATGCCACGATAAAATATGATTTGGATTTGTCTTTAAGATCGAGTAAACGAACTGAAGGACTTTCTGATATTCTGGGTTTATGTGCCATTTATATCCCTCACATGTAAGGCTGAAGTTTCTGGATAATATTCTGCTTTGGAACAGCACCTATTAGCTTGTCAACGAATTTTCCTTCTTTGAAGATCAGCATTGCAGGGATGCTGGCTATTCCAAAATTAACTGCTGTCATTTTTTCCTCATCTACATTCAACTTGCCAAAAACAACTTTTCCCTGCATTTCCGTAGCCATTTCATCGAGAACTGGAGAAAGCATTCGGCAAGGTCCGCACCAGGGTGCCCAGCAGTCAACCAGAACTAAAGAGTACTTTGATACGAACTCATCAAAAGAAGCATCTGTAATTGTGACAGGACTTGAAGGATACTGCTTTTGCTCCAGAGATTGCTTCAGTTCCTGCATCCTTTTTTGCTTTATAGATTCTAAGTCATCCATTGAATTCACCCTTTTGAGTAGTATTATTGTTTACAGATATTTAACTGTAAACATGATTTGATACATCTATTGGATTTTCTTCTCAGTATCTGTTGTTAACACATTTAATTGTTTGTATGGTTGTGTGACTACTCCACAACACCCATGTCATCAGGAAACTCCGGCAAAAAGACATAAACAGTATGATGCTAGATTAGCAGGGATAATAATGGCAAAATGGACACTTGAGAATCTGCTTGGGATTGATCCGCAGGAGTTTGAAATACTGCTCTCAAGGCTTTTTTCTAATATGGGGTACAGGACAGAGCTTACCCAATACTCCAGAGACAGGGGAGTTGACATCGTTATTAAGATCGAGAATTTCGGACTCACGCATACATGGCTGGTCCAGGCAAAGAGATATTCAGGGTCTGTCGGGGTCAAAGAAGTAAGGGAGTACAGCAGTCTCAGATACAGGGACCGCGTGGATGGCGTGATCATAGCTGCAACCTCATCATTCACAAAGGAAGCTATGGAAGAAGCAGCAGAACATAACCTCAAACTTATAGATGGAAACCTGCTTGTGGAAATGCTCAACTACTACTTACCGGATGGATGTACAGAAGTGGTGAGTGCAGGAAAACAGACCGATAAGGCTTCAGAAGAAATCGGTGGCGGAGCAATCCTCAAAAGAGGAGAAATGGTCCTTGCAAATCAAATTGTAACAATCGGAAACGAAAAGTTCACCATCACCCTGACAAACAGGAACATATTCCTTAAAAAGGAAAGTTCCGGCTTCTTTTCAAAGAGTTCAGATATTGAAGAGCGAATCGAAATAAAAGAGATATTAGGCATACATACCGAACCAAACAGAGTTATACTGATAACAGGGAACAAAAACCTCAAAATGTATCCCATCAGTTCCAGAAGGCTTTCAGAGCTTGTTGAGATATTCCAGAATCTTCGTCCTGAATACCTGAAAGGCGAACATCTGGATCTTTCGTCGAGAAATGGGACACAGCTTACAATACTCACAAACAAGCGAATCATTGTTTCCGATATTTCAGGAGAGATACAGAAGGAGATCATCCACAAGAAGATCGTTGGCGTTGA
This window contains:
- a CDS encoding (5-formylfuran-3-yl)methyl phosphate synthase, encoding MKLLISPINPEEAIAAYEGGADIVDVKNPKEGSLGANFPWIIRSVKESINSAKPISATIGDFNFKPGTASLAALGAAVAGADYIKVGLYDVQTEEQALEMLTNITRSVKDYNPDLKVVASGYSDYERINSINPHLLPAIGAKAGVDVVMVDTGIKDGRSTFEFMDEEELTKFTSAIRAVGLESALAGTLKFEDLPMLKRIQPDIIGVRGMVCGGDRTSCIKAELVDKLKNEM
- the polX gene encoding DNA polymerase/3'-5' exonuclease PolX, which gives rise to MDNIQIAEMFNRMAKLLEFKGENPFKTRAYTNAARSIKGLDEELSVLYKSGVMDSIPGVGEALKSKIVEILETGSFDAYERTIKEIPPGIMEIMDIPGIGPKMTRSFYEKLGATSVEELSKAAREHRIRRLPRMGEKHEEKILRSIVRMQQDKDHGRHPIAFAGEIAKQIRDELSSSPHIEKVVIAGSLRRKKDTVGDIDLIAISNEPEKAIRFFVNMEQVEEIVESGTSKGAVLYPGNLRVDLRVVEMASFGSMIQHFTGSKEHNIHLRKIALSKGYSLNEYGFKNEISGKLTPCSKEKEIYDFLGLEYLPPEIREDMGEIEASLTGKLPRLIEKEDIKGDLHVHSNWSDGVNSIEELAQAAIQRGYEYIAITDHSHSTGIANGLSEKRLLEHIKIIDTLNEKTDDIRILSGTECDIRADGKLDYSNEILEKLDIVIVAVHAGLEQDRNKITRRIVAALENEHVDILAHPTGRKLGKRPAYDIDMDKMISVAKENEKILEINSSPWRLDLNDTNARKAKEQGVMLAINTDTHTIEHFDNISFGIDVARRGWVESDDVINTMNLKQLCARLGILK
- a CDS encoding HisA/HisF-related TIM barrel protein encodes the protein MFRIIFVLDIFNQTVVHAQGGNRSEYKPIHFSSHICNTSDAIKIVDAVKPAEIYIADLNLLQKIGKREKNFDIIQAVSEKARVMLDPGITSVSEIEDVMEIVQSVILGTETASLETIKQASSLYPKRINVSIDKKNGKILTNDPSMPDDPFKIVELLNDYDLEDIIILDLDRVGTSSGIDSQFLSKIASISDHNVLLGGGVRNVEDIEALEGIGIKGALVATALHNGSIPLQMIQ
- a CDS encoding methanogenesis marker 14 protein yields the protein MAHKPRISESPSVRLLDLKDKSKSYFIVASVEVGNTTTKCILTATNLEDGKTRLVKKTVSMTRDVRPPKPGEEVFGMTLNGVELTRESVAELVKNTLLGAVKDANLDIKTDVHFVVRSTGVVAGFDSPDEVGEFIKALADGCLMAGVPPNRMTPPMSISNIPDRFQKYSKLEKVIFDGAVASVTPPTGATGVEIVANEMEGELATAGIKEGAKWVDVDFRNPCISMDFGTTLDGRIISPDLPYAKTIGNFCGYAGAIPDAIIKGTGQVDSKKGTALDISDDKSLDGLALKLKGKTINEYAEKILNYIIIEKVPKGRKRYGSVPVNSEAADAINVVLIGCDVGDNGSDMDKLAALGAEIYEKHNMKLLFAVIDEVMGRVVQRLVKVAQDEGLVFEDTAIGVTGRAGITGNKPKLILKYLHELGINHNIDENVVFVDDGLARGAAVMARCMNSLGTTFNPLGGHRGGKCILGQRVKLQNK
- the trxA gene encoding thioredoxin, with product MDDLESIKQKRMQELKQSLEQKQYPSSPVTITDASFDEFVSKYSLVLVDCWAPWCGPCRMLSPVLDEMATEMQGKVVFGKLNVDEEKMTAVNFGIASIPAMLIFKEGKFVDKLIGAVPKQNIIQKLQPYM
- a CDS encoding DUF166 domain-containing protein; amino-acid sequence: MTTIGVITRGKYGNRLIETIITKTEMKVVHTSVPEILPDFIDEPEEFLEELNIDRSVFDSDIVITYSLHPDLTVALAHMAGKAGLKAMIVPGGASKAPVLELENIAKQYGMLIQVEDICCTLQEKPETKELCSCLSSPVLDIDTDKGIIESVEVLCGAPCGSTWHMARELVGTKVEEAPARAGLLIQQYPCRAVRGNMGGIHESGEIHKKAVEEALKRKKEES
- a CDS encoding restriction endonuclease, whose product is MAKWTLENLLGIDPQEFEILLSRLFSNMGYRTELTQYSRDRGVDIVIKIENFGLTHTWLVQAKRYSGSVGVKEVREYSSLRYRDRVDGVIIAATSSFTKEAMEEAAEHNLKLIDGNLLVEMLNYYLPDGCTEVVSAGKQTDKASEEIGGGAILKRGEMVLANQIVTIGNEKFTITLTNRNIFLKKESSGFFSKSSDIEERIEIKEILGIHTEPNRVILITGNKNLKMYPISSRRLSELVEIFQNLRPEYLKGEHLDLSSRNGTQLTILTNKRIIVSDISGEIQKEIIHKKIVGVELKGGFLKRDQLVVSDNSNAVTKHYLDVDNPILWKDMIEQCVRTL
- the tmk gene encoding dTMP kinase, whose amino-acid sequence is MKGKLITLEGIDGSGKSTITSRLGSNPEFSEFVFTREPTTGWIGEAVNRAIHSDTDHLAELLLFTADHAEHISKLILPALESGTNVISDRYSGSRYAYQAVTLKGRFPDPMKWIRGIHEGWTVDPDMTILFDIDPKIAVERCGNRGAQTKFEKIGFLEEVRANYLQLAKEYPDRFVVIDTDRPVDIVEKDVLSAIFSLVGTGRE
- a CDS encoding class I SAM-dependent methyltransferase, which encodes MVESPIFEIFDGLPRQGPGSNECTEKAFNMLSSLPAGVKILDIGCGVGMQTIHLAKICNDCHITATDVYQPFLNKLMENAVKEGVDDRITTVCASMDELPFEAEEFDVIWAEGSIFILGLEKGISYWKQFLRNGGYMAVTENTWFTDEPSPEVLQFWQEIYPGIMNIPDTEKVITATGYDIIDHFKLPVSVWYDFYSNLEKRVDDISDNYKGNTEAEMILEFNRKEIKLFRERPDEYGYVFYIFQKNK